The following proteins come from a genomic window of Castor canadensis chromosome 17, mCasCan1.hap1v2, whole genome shotgun sequence:
- the Gprc5b gene encoding G-protein coupled receptor family C group 5 member B: MRAHQVLPLLLLLLVITSVASENASTSRGCGLDLLPQYVSLCDLDAIWGIVVEAVAGAGALITLLLMLILLVRLPFIKDKEKKRPVCLHFLFLLGTLGLFGLTFAFIIRMDEAICSVRRFLWGVLFALCFSCLLSQAWRVRRLVRQGTSPAAWQLVGLALCLMLVQVIIATEWLVLTVLRDTKPACAYEPMDFVMALIYDMVLLAITLAQALFTLCGKFKRWKLNGVFILITTFLSLLIWVAWMTMYLFGNIILKQGDAWSDPTLAITLAASGWVFVIFHAIPEIHCTLLPPLQENPPNYFDTSQPRMRETAFEEDVHLSRTYMENKAFSMDEHNAALRTAGFSNGSLGKRSSGSVGKKPSSNLGNRPSAPFRSNVYQPTEMAVVLNGGTIPTAPPTHTGRHLW; this comes from the exons atgagagccCACCAGGTGCTCCCCTTGCTCCTCCTGCTCTTGGTGATCACCTCTGTGGCTTCTGAAAACGCCAGCACATCCCGGGGCTGTGGGCTGGACCTCCTCCCTCAGTACGTGTCCCTGTGCGACCTGGACGCCATCTGGGGCATCGTGGTGGAGGCAGTGGCCGGGGCTGGCGCCCTGATCACACTGCTCTTGATGCTCATCCTCCTGGTGCGCCTGCCCTTTATCAAGGACAAGGAGAAGAAGAGGCCTGTGTGCCtccacttcctcttcctcctggggACCCTGGGGCTCTTTGGGCTGACGTTCGCCTTCATCATCCGGATGGACGAGGCGATCTGCTCCGTCCGCCGCTTCCTCTGGGGTGTCCTCTTCGCGCTCTGCTTCTCCTGCCTGCTGAGTCAAGCGTGGCGCGTGCGCAGGCTGGTGCGCCAAGGCACGAGCCCGGCGGCCTGGCAGCTGGTGGGCTTGGCGCTGTGCCTGATGCTGGTGCAGGTGATCATCGCCACCGAGTGGCTGGTGCTGACCGTGCTGCGTGACACCAAGCCGGCCTGCGCCTACGAGCCTATGGACTTTGTGATGGCTCTCATTTACGACATGGTACTGCTAGCCATCACCCTGGCGCAGGCCCTCTTCACACTGTGTGGCAAGTTCAAGAGATGGAAGCTGAACGGGGTTTTCATCTTGATCACAACCTTCCTCTCGCTGCTCATCTGGGTGGCCTGGATGACCATGTATCTCTTCGGCAACATCATCTTGAAGCAAGGGGACGCCTGGAGTGACCCCACCTTGGCTATCACGCTGGCGGCCAGCGGCTGGGTCTTTGTCATCTTCCATGCCATCCCCGAAATCCACTgcaccctcctcccacccctacAGGAAAACCCACCCAACTACTTCGACACGTCGCAGCCCAGGATGCGGGAGACGGCCTTCGAGGAGGACGTGCACCTGTCGAGGACATACATGGAGAACAAGGCCTTTTCCATGGATGAGCACAATGCAG cTCTCCGAACAGCAGGATTTTCCAACGGCAGCCTGGGAAAAAGGTCCAGCGGCAGTGTGGGGAAAAAACCCAGCAGCAACTTGGGGAACCGACCCAGCGCTCCATTCAGAAGCAACGTTTATCAGCCGACTGAGATGGCTGTTGTGCTCAATGGAGGGACC ATCCCAACCGCTCCGCCAACTCACACTGGAAGACACCTTTGGTGA